The Rosa rugosa chromosome 3, drRosRugo1.1, whole genome shotgun sequence sequence GGACTGGACATCTCCAGAGTTGTTATACATCTCCAAGGTCTTGTTTAATTTGTTAGTGGGTGGAAAACACTAAACAACAGCAATCAACCTTATGTCATCAAAAGATTCACCACCTAGGCAGTACAATGCGGAAAGAATGCAGGCAGATGAAGGAATCCATAATCATCAAGATCATATATCAGAAGAACACATCCTTATATCACCTAATGACAATTGAAGAATTTGCAAGTCTAGGCTATCAATACATAGACACTCTCACTCCATGAGATAAGAGAGTGAATCTGCATTTTCGAGTGAATAATCGAAGCAATCTTGATTCAACAGAGTGAAAAGGCAAATCCACGGTGACCAATGAGTGAAGAAAGCAATTACGGAATCCTCGACGAAGTAAACTGGAGCAACCGTGATACTTGGAAATCATAGATAATGGATAATGAGATCTTGCTCAAGCTTTGAGCGAGAATCCATTGCAGAAGCCTTAAGATGCATGCGCAGGTGATATCGAATTTGGGGTTTAGGGGATAGAAATTGATGGCGCGACCGCGCGAGCAAAACAAAGAGGAACTAGAGCTTCAGGATCAATGGCGCGAGCCTAGACGCTCTGATACCGTGATAACATCCATGGTTTATTGATAAAAAAAGGACAAAGGAAGAAGAATGAGAAGGGAGAGACGAGAGATTGTCTGCAAAGGTATACATTTTGATCAAGGGAATTGTATGAAATGAAAAATACAGCAACTATAATCATTATATAGTTCTAATGATATTACGATAATACCCTCGTTACATATATGCGTGTTTAAAATGTACTTGACACCTAATAAGTAATTAGTTTGCATTCGCCAATTACAGAACCCAGATTGTAAAAAAAGGCTTTTGGGAGCTTGTTCGTGTTCGTACCTCTTATTTCATATTTTTGGAATTGAAAAGTTCATGAATAATTACGTCAAATTGAGCCCCTTCTCAAGATGACGCCGTAGGCAGCGGCCAAGGTCGCCTTGACTTTGGGCCGGCCCTCCAATGGATTCTGATCATCATCAGTTTCAGAACTCTTCTTTGCGTCCCCAGCTACCGGTCGAGAATTAATGACAATTGCTATTGTCATGTCATCATTTAGTGAAGCAGCAACCATATTTGTGCTTGGTATCAGATCACCTAGACGGAATTCCGTCAAGACAGCTATCTTGGTTTTCTTCCTGTAGACGAGGATCATAATCATCTGAACAATTCCGAACGCAAACCCTAACACGTTTGGTGCCTAATACGTACAAAGATGAAACAAAGCAGGCACAGTTATCAGCATCATCAGCATAAAGAACATGTCAGTGGATCTGTATAAGAGGCGAACAAATTAAGCaggaaagagagaaaattgTACCGCTATGAATAAATCTCTTATTAAAAGGCCATAGAAGAACCACATGACAGCGCACAGAGTTAGGCTCAATGACAAAGGGAATGACATGTACTCCACACTCTTTGTTTTAATAACCTGCCTCTGAAAAAGTAAGGGTAAAAGGAATTCAATATATCAATATTAATTCTTACCAGCTGGAGTTAAAAACAGTTGATATCTCTCATATATATAAGTATATTTTGAGCCCTTCTattaatggttttttttttttgtcatcttAAAGGATTTCTTATGGGATCCACTTTTCGATAACATTTcgacatctcgaccgttcagtttttaggtcttaatgtatagatcacttatgtaaattttcagccaaattgatgatcgttaaggtatcgaactaaaTTAAttcaatggacgaaccgaatctgtcaaacctttATAATTGTAAACCACAGTTATAAATGATTTATCGATTATCttatttggctgaaaatttgcagagataatcTGCTCATataaacctaaaaactgaatggttgagatgtgaatatgtgatcgaaaagttagtCTAATAAGTAATCctttaaaatggccaaaaaaatgGATTCTCGTCGTGTgtatacatataaatatgggTGAGACTCTAATAAAGACCTTTAAATGAGGACTTTATGATGACTTTTAAATCAACTGTTGGTGATATGTATTTGTAGAATTATATTTCAACTAAAATTAGGATCACTCATCTAACCGTTGATTTGAAAGTCCTCACTAGAGTCTATCTCTTCCCTATATAATTAAATCATGGTTAGATGTTATATTAATTTTACCATAATTGTAAGAGGAGCAGCAAACACACAGACATTGAACACGATTACTATCCACCCAACAACTTTCAACCTCAGAAGAACATTTGGGACTAGGCTTGTACACAATAACATCAAACCATAACCCAAGATATTAAACAGAATAAGCAGCTTTGTTGCAAAAGTCTGCAAAATGGAAAGCAAATTTTTAGTTTAGTCTTCACGTACTTATTTTTAGTGCAAGTATAAAAAATAAGCAGAAAAGGGAGAATACAATGTGATTTAAGTACCCTGGATTTTGGTGTTGCATATATCATGAACACAACAAGGTACACGGTTTCGATGAAGCAGCCAATGGAATTTATCGTGATGAGCAGCAAACAGTTTGTCTTGACGAAGGCATAGTAGAGTGTCAACATGGCGCTAAACAATGACACTGAATAGGGTATAGATGGGAAtccttgtgttgattttttCTTGAAAATCCAATAAAATGTTGGTCtgcaaaaagaataaaatagaaACAAACACCATTATGCATGAAGAATATGACATGAAATCCCGTATGCATgaagatcagagagagagagagagagaggtaggtTACAGTGGGGCTAGGTAAACGAGGAACGCGACGATGGTACCTACAGAAATTTAAGAAACAGGAGAAAACAGAGTATATAGTTAGAGAGCTGAAATAAAACAGAgaagatataatttataaagTTTTGGTGAGAGCTAGAGATAGCTCTATGAAGTAGCTAGCCAGAGTTGTAAGAAAGACGAGTACCCAAAATTCCAAACACAGAAGCCATAAGATCAAGATCAAGGGCTCCCATTATTGGTGTGAAGCTCTGCTCTTTAGTTATACTGAGAGTGTTGGGAGTTTAGCTAGGGAGAAGTATCAAAACAAAGGCTCGGGTTGAGATTGTCGATGTAGATTATTGCACCTATCGAGTCATTTATATATTCAGTAAGAAATATCCCAGCTCGATCATAGATGCACTGATGGCCGGCATTACATATTAAACTGTTATCTTCGCAATCACTTAGAGCAGTAGAGAGTTAGCTGGTAAGCTCCACTATAAGTTTGCTTTTTTGATTAATTAGCTAATTACTGAATAGGGCAGAGAGCACAGCTTGGAGTTCCCGAAGGGGTGGGCTAGTATTGACCAATGTAAAAATCCATTAAAATCGAAGTGAATCAAAAACATCCCATGCAAAAGGGTGGAGCCGTGGAGGCCCTCCAACAACGAAAGTGGAAATCAAAACACTCATTGTTCATCAAAGTAGCACGGGGTTAACAGTAAAAATTGATTTCAacgtcttttcttttttttagaaAGTATTAAAGTAGCACGCCTCTCCAGTCTCCACCCGAAATTGGCACTGTTTGGACGAGGAGATTCCTAATGACTGATTTCATACTCAATGATTTCATATCCAGTGTAAGAAATTTGCAATTCACACTCAAAGTAATGGTTAAAGTGTTATAAATGGttaagaaaaatattagaaAGAGTAACAATTTTGGCGAATGAATTATGAAATTTTTTAACAAAGGAAGTGATTATTAGTGGTACATGTACCAAAAGATGTGAATTTGTAGGTACCCAAAAGATACATTTGATGATAAGTCATGTACTAtaggggtaaagctatggtatgttaacatttctcatacatcaactatttttaccactttagggactcatgttaccactttgagaactaatattactattttgaggactcatatggtaaactaagaaaatttaccactttaaatactcatgttaccactttgaggactaatattactattttgaggactcatatggtaaactaagaaaatttaccactttaaagactcatgttaccactttgaggactaatattactattttgaggactcattttacaacttttaaggcaattgtatgcatgccatacgttaacacattgtagaattttccacaTTGTAGAATTGAAATGTCCTCCCACATGGGGACTTTACTGGGTTAGGGagaacgcgccccacgcgcgagcgaaaaaagaaaaaacaaaaggagaGTTTTCTCTCCCGGCCGTACGCCGGTGGATTCCCCGCCGCTGCGTTATGGTCCGGGAGGGGAGTATGGTGTTCTAAGTAGTGCTAGGGGTCCATGGTGGCGGCGTGGCTCTGGGTTGGTGGTTGGGTTGTCGATTCCGGGTGTCGGCGGTTCGTTCTCGATCTGCTTTTCTGGTTTCATGGATGTTTTGCGGTGATGGTGCAGCGGCGGATCTTGGGGTCCCGGCGATGATCTCTTTCGCCACCGTCCCTGCGTGTTGGGTTATGGCTGCCTTGGTCTAGATGCGGCGATACCGATCCCGGATGGGATCGATCCGATCTCGTTTTTGGATCTGTGGGGTTATGATCCGTGTGCTGGGGTGGTTTTTGTTGTGTGTCAGGGCGGAGCTGCGGCGAAGGGGTTCGACGTGGAGCTGTTTTGACGTGTGACGATGGCCTGGTGACGTTGGCTGTTGCTGGCGGTCGTCGGATCTGCAGGTTGTGCTTGGCCGTGGCTGGGAGTGGCGGTCTTTGGGCTGGGCCTGGTTTCTTGGGCCGTTTTGTTGTTTATGTTTCACATTGTTTTATTCTGTTGTTTGCTGTATACTGGTTTATTTGGTTGGTTGTTTTTGGTGTTAATAAGTCCCTCCTCTTGTGAGCGTGGGCGAGGTTAAAGTCCCTCTTCGGAGGGCATGGTTAAAGTCCCTCTTCGGAGGGCATGGTTAAAGTCTCTCTTCGGAGGGCTTGGTTAAAGTCCCTCCTCGGAGGGCATGGTTAAAGTCCCTCTTCGGAGGGCAGGTTTACAGTCCCTTCTCGGagggtttgttttcttttttggttagcGGCGGTGCTTTCTGGTTATCAACTGGTTGGTGAATCACCCCTACACGTGGTCTGGCTGTTTTGGGACACGGTGTTCGAACGGGTGCAAACAATTCATCGGCTGTTGATAATGCGGATACATCGCCTTTTTTTCGGTCTGGATTAGGGTTTTGTTTGGTTAGGGGGTTGGGTTCGTTTCAGCTCATGTAAGTCACCCATGGTGATGGTCCCGTAACTCTGGTGTAATTGTTGTGCAACCACAGGTTGCCTAGTTATTAATGGATTGTTTACTtttctatcaaaaaaaaaaaaggtcacaATCGTAAAATTATGAAGTAAATGACATCAAAGGTGGAGGTTGGTCTTAATGGGCAAATAAGTGGAGTTAGCATTACAGTATTGCACTCTTATCAAGCATTACTTGATAAATATGTAATAATTGAAATTCATTATTGCGGCTTGATTGCTTGCTTTGGTCAATGTCCCATGATAAAGTTTTTGGTCCTACTGAACTGTACAACAACGAGATTAGAACAAGCCTCATAATTTTAGTAGCTGCAAGTCTGCAACAATTTTATTATTTAGAACTTTTAGATGAGATCAAAAGTAGGTCAATCGTTTATTTTATCTTACTATTTAATACTTATACAGAGGGGAGGATTCAGTACACCGACGTGCACTTACATCGACATAAATGAATgattagattatattaaatacactcttaggttattaataaaaatattaattataaatatcaagagttcagatcatcttataagtgtttaGTTATttgcactgtcggtgcatagaataatttccacttATACATGGCCTAAATATTAAGAACACTGGCTGTAGTAATTAATTAGGTTGAACTGTGACTCTTGaatcaaaaagaaaattttatgaaatggagagaatagagagaagaaaagagataAAAGAATACGGAAGAGTTGAGTACATATATTATTTCATTGGGATGAAATTCCTATTTAGACTATTACAATGGGTAATAAAATAGGAAACATACACTAATTATGTCTTTCATACAATGAAATTACAGTTACATACTCAACACAATTGCAATGTTCAACTATTGCATGGTTGTAGCGCATATTTATGTGGATATTCGATTTATAACAATAGTAAACACTAAATTCTACATTTTTCACttaaaaatgaaaaacttaTGTCACTACACTAGCTAGATGAGCATAGCCGCTTAAAGAACTTGCATCGTTTAGGAGAGGTCCTTTTCTGTTTTTTGCTTTTGGCTGAGGCCTTTCGATTGAATAGTTCAGAACTACAGATATTTATATTGAGGCCCTTCTGAGTGTGAGTCCCAAGGCGGTGGTGGGCGACCCCTTGTCTTCCGGCCGCCCCTGCTTTGGTAGTTGATTCTCATGATCATCAGTTTCAGAACTCTTCTTTGCGTCCCCTTCTTTCAACTGAATCTGAGTACCAATGTCAATTATTGTCATTGCTACTCTTATGTCAGCATTTTCCGGAACAGCAACCCGTCTGTTTGTGCTTAGTGTCTGATCATTTAGACTATCTATCGGTAAACCAGCTTTCTTTGTGCTCTTCCGGTAGATGTAGAACATCATCATCTGCACAATCCCGAATATAAACCCTAACACGTTTGGTGCCTGTATGTACCAAACAGGAAAGAAAGCAACAAGTCATCAGCTTTATTATATATTGTAGGTTAGTGGATCTATAAGAGGTAAAGGAAAAAGGGAAGATAGAAATCGTACCGCTATGAATAAATCTCTTATTAGAAGGCCATAGAAGAACCACAGGACAGCACATAGGGTTAAGCTTAATGACAAAGAGAATGACATGAACTCGCAACTCTTTGTTTTGATAACGTGTTTCTGAAAAAGTAAGGGTAAAAGGAGTTGAACATCAATATTAGTTACTATTAGGTGGAGTACGTTATAATTATAAACAGTAATGATTACATAAAATGAGGTTAAGAAATTATATTACGTACCAGAATAGTAAGAGGAGCAGCAAATACACCAACATTAAACACGATAGTAACCCACCCAACAATTTTCAACCGCAGAAAATCATTTGGGATTAGGCATGTACATAATACGatcaaaccaaaacccaaaacattAAAGAGGCCAAGAAACTTTGCTGTGAAGATCTGCAAAACCAAACGgaagttttaatttaattaatcttCTTCGCTCTTAACATATACAAGTGAAAGTATACAaattaattacaaaataaacaGGAAGGGGAGAAGACAATGAGAGTTTAATTAGTACCCTGGATTTTGGTGGTGCATAAATCATGAACAATAAAAGGTACCCGGTTTCAATTAAGATGCCAAGAGAATTGATCGCGATGATAATCATAGAATGTGTCTTGAGGAAGGCATAGTAGAGCGTCAACATGGCGCTAAACAATGCCACTGAGTAGGGTAGAGATGGGAATCCATATGTTGATTTTTTCTTGTAAATCCAATAAAATGTGGGTCTGCACAAAAAGGAAACAATATCAGTCAGTCAAATCACATGAAATCCCATATGCATGAAGATcgcagagaaaagaaagagagagagagagagagagattacatTGGAGCTAGGTAAACGAGGAACGAGCCGACGGTACCTATAGAAATTGCAAACAGAGACTTTAGAGAGATGAAAAAAGGGGTTTTAATAAAACAGTTAATAATTGTTAAGTTTTGGTGAGAGCTAGGAGATGATACTGGCTAGCTTCTTAAAAGAGATCGATAAGTACCCATAATTCCAAATATAGAGGCCATAAGATGAAGATTAAGGGGTGCCATTCTTGGTGCGAAGTGAAGAAAAGCTAGCTCTTTAGTTACTGAGAGAGAGCTGAGGATTTGAGCTAGGGAAACCACTAAGACACAGAGCCCCAGTAAGTTGAGCTCGTCTGTTTATTCTTGCCTCAATCTAgtgcatgtatatatatgcatgattgAGCCCAGCTAGTGCATGTATCTTTAGCCCAGCTCGATCAATCATGCACTGATATTATTTGTGAAATCATTCACCTGGAGCAGTACAGAAGGATAGCTCCACTAAACTTTAACTAATAATTGAAGAGGACCGAGGACGCACCTAGGAGTATCCAAGGGGTGGGCTCAAGTGTCGACCGACCTCTTACTCCCAGTAAAACCAGGAATAAGATCAAGAACATATTAACAGAGGGTACGTGGAGGCCTTCCAACAACAACTTTGGTGGCTGCTTTAGTAATTTTTGATTCCTTAACGTCTTTTCATCTTCTGTAGTTAATGTTTCGGTAGGTACTAAAAATCAGCCGCAAATATCTGAAATGTTCCCATTATGCTTCCTGCTTCGATCATGATCCATCTCATATATTTCTGAAAATTACCCCAAGTCATGCATTTGTATCTTTACGATAAATATTTAGGAACATTATAGCATTTTTGATGAATGTATTACATACATATTTTTGTTAATAAATTAATCTTTAAGGTCAGGGTAAGCTAGGTTGTGACctaagtaaataaaaaaaaaatcatatcttGATTAAGATTCTAGATCCGTAGTGTAACACAATGCTATAAGATAATTAGATCCGAGTTAGAACTCTAAAATATGTGGTTTTTAATATTTTAGCTACAAATATTATAATTAAAAATACTTTACAAAATTTGGAGCatacaattttttatttttacaaagAAAAATTATCTTAATTTGTTCTGATTAATTTTATGGTTTTTGAACATTTCAGAAACTATTTAATTTTCATCATTTGTCAAATTCTATCTCCGAGACAGTGgcaaaaaactatatatatatatatatatatatatatatatatatatcgcaATGAATTCGCAACACTGTTTTGGAAAAAAATCGAATTTGAAATTGTATCGAGATTTATGTGGCGGACCGTAACAAGGGTGAGCCCGCACTACAAAGGACGCACTACACGGGTGATGATGACTCATCGTCCTCGTACGCGTAGAGTCATGCAAATGGCAAGGGGGGGCCCGACCACGTGTTGAAATCTGACACACTCTGAGTACAAAAACTTTAGAAAGTAACTCGTGTCGCAACTCTATTGGATAAGGAGGTCGACCGCCCCCAGTTGAGGGGAGGTAGTTGTTCTCGATCGTTCATTCTCATTTTGTTTCCGAGCCATGAAAGAAAGATGTCATTGtaacaaatttgaaatttgactgCTCTGTtttctgccaaaaaaaaaaaaaaaaaaaactatttttccGGCTAGGATTGCGCTGTTTCAAATGCACGTTTATGATGATGTACCTAATACACGTTTATGATGATGTACCCAATACATTAATTTGCGAATCATTATGTCTCTCACGGGAGTGGGGAAATCCCAAGGAGTTGAGCTCGAGTGTAACTGACAAATTTAGTCCACGGTATAGATATTTATTAATTTCCAATTAAATTGTTAGCACAGCTATGCTTTATGTTATGTTGTAGAGGCGCATTTACTTACAAATTAAAGAATTATAAAAATGTCAAATCTGTTACTTTGTTTAATCGATCTGTATCAATTCGAACGAATTAAATTCCTATGAAGGAGAGGTGAGAGTGAGATTTCATATGGATCGGAAAATAGTTGATTATGAATCAATTATTGTACACCAAAACTGCCTTCAAATGCGAGTAATTAAACAgatctttatttttgtttctaatTAATAATGAGTAGACATGCGAATGCTTACTGTTGAAATGAGAGAGTCTGGAGAAGAAATCATTGGAGGGGAGAAGGAATGGGGGATAAGAGTGAGTCATTCCATTAAGGTGTTTAGTTGTTGTTTAGTGTTGTCTAAGATAGATCATACTAGAAATGAATCTGATCCCGTCGACTTGATTATGCTCCTAATAGTTGCTTTCCAGTAAACCAACTCGATCACTAACATGACCATGTAGAGAAGTATATTGTATTTTGGGGTCAGTAAGAAAAGGTAGCTGTAAGTTTTGGTATGAAATTTATTTAGGAGTTTTACTCGTTAATTACCCACCAGATAATTTTTGAGTTCACTCTCTAGGTGAACCTGCtcaattttttttgggaaaattactg is a genomic window containing:
- the LOC133738934 gene encoding bidirectional sugar transporter SWEET9-like; translation: MAPLNLHLMASIFGIMGTVGSFLVYLAPIPTFYWIYKKKSTYGFPSLPYSVALFSAMLTLYYAFLKTHSMIIIAINSLGILIETGYLLLFMIYAPPKSRIFTAKFLGLFNVLGFGLIVLCTCLIPNDFLRLKIVGWVTIVFNVGVFAAPLTILKHVIKTKSCEFMSFSLSLSLTLCAVLWFFYGLLIRDLFIAAPNVLGFIFGIVQMMMFYIYRKSTKKAGLPIDSLNDQTLSTNRRVAVPENADIRVAMTIIDIGTQIQLKEGDAKKSSETDDHENQLPKQGRPEDKGSPTTALGLTLRRASI
- the LOC133735342 gene encoding bidirectional sugar transporter SWEET14-like isoform X2; this translates as MGALDLDLMASVFGILGTIVAFLVYLAPLPTFYWIFKKKSTQGFPSIPYSVSLFSAMLTLYYAFVKTNCLLLITINSIGCFIETVYLVVFMIYATPKSRRQVIKTKSVEYMSFPLSLSLTLCAVMWFFYGLLIRDLFIAAPNVLGFAFGIVQMIMILVYRKKTKIAVLTEFRLGDLIPSTNMVAASLNDDMTIAIVINSRPVAGDAKKSSETDDDQNPLEGRPKVKATLAAAYGVILRRGSI
- the LOC133735342 gene encoding bidirectional sugar transporter SWEET9-like isoform X1; this encodes MGALDLDLMASVFGILGTIVAFLVYLAPLPTFYWIFKKKSTQGFPSIPYSVSLFSAMLTLYYAFVKTNCLLLITINSIGCFIETVYLVVFMIYATPKSRTFATKLLILFNILGYGLMLLCTSLVPNVLLRLKVVGWIVIVFNVCVFAAPLTIMRQVIKTKSVEYMSFPLSLSLTLCAVMWFFYGLLIRDLFIAAPNVLGFAFGIVQMIMILVYRKKTKIAVLTEFRLGDLIPSTNMVAASLNDDMTIAIVINSRPVAGDAKKSSETDDDQNPLEGRPKVKATLAAAYGVILRRGSI